tccactgaagcttggtcccgcattcattttaaaggagcgctaccctgtactaaaatggcggctcgattgatgcattccttctaatagacaacaacagggtaggcgacagctaatgtgtgtgtatatatatatatatatatatatatatatatatatatatatatatatatatgaaagatgacctactgcacctttaagatgtGTTCAGGTCTGGACAGATCGTCAGTTTACATGAGTCAATACACACGGTTTAGTGAATTGGTGAACATCTTTGTTGATTCGTTTTCATCTTCCCAGAGGAGTATTTCCTAGCTGTGGCAGAATCAGGGAACACACTAGCATTGAAATCAACACAAAAGCAAAAcactcagctttaatgcgctttttaaataaataaatagcagctgCTCGCCATCGTGACTGCAGTAAGATCCAACGAACAGCCGATTGCTTTCACTCCAagatggcggaatccggggctgtttctgggcgctgctgttgcaaaggaacattctattgagtgtcgactcttggtcattctaagctctttgtggCTTCAAAACGTTTCACATTAAGTaaacagttcaccaaactcaccgctgaTAAACTTCACTGCCAATCAGTTATTTCTGATGAGCACGTAAACACAGCAGCCAATCAGTGGggtttaagaacgcgctcaaaTGTTTGGAGGAAaaggatgtttttaaaatgtctgtaGCGATTGGTGCCAAAATTTAGTATCAGGACCACCTTGGTCTGTGATGTTAAAAGTATTCAATTGTTAAGCCATTACGTAGTCCTTATTACTGAAGCGTTTAATGACTGACCACATGGGGTTTGTTTCATGTCTTAAAGCCCAGCAAAACTATTGAATAgtgcagatattttttttaaagcagcttcAGACTTGATAATTTCCTTTCGTTCCGAGAACAtgattacatattaaataaaaaaaatatatatataaaattcattACCTAAATGACATGTCCTTAAACGCCTGTGTACAACATTCTAGAACCCAGTCACAAGAAATCTCATTTATTGATTCGTGTTCAGACAATTAGCTTCACTTTTTTTCCAGTTTCCTCAACATGACTATTAACCTATAGTTACAATAGGCAGTATCTTCCATTTCTAATAATacaggccagacagaatctgcagacattttagctgaggattttataaaaaataaaataacccaagacctcatttgcattaaagtatttattaaaagtaaacccCAATGTAGGGACATCAGCAAATTTGTCTGAATCCACAGCATCAGACTGGGCGGCCTGTAAGAGAAGCAAAACCAAAGCTTAAATGAAGTGTAACACAAGTTTACAGAGTATAACAACTGACCTTGAGGACTGCGTCCACTTTGAGCACTAAGTCCATTTTGAGCACTGCGTCCATCTTGAGCACTGCGTCCATTTTGAGCACTGAGTCCATCTTGAGCACTGAGTCCATCTTGAGCACTGCGTCCATCATGACCGCCCCGTCCATCTTGACCACTGCGTCCATCTTCACCACTACGTCCATCATGACCACCGCGTCCATCATGACCACCGTGTCCATCATGACCTTCTTTATCATGACCCCCACGTCCATCATGACCACCGTGCCCATCATGACCTCCGCGCCCATCCCATCCATCATGGCCTCTATGCCCATCATGGCCACCCCGTCCATCATGGCCACCCCGTCCATTGTGGCCCCCACGCCCATCATGGCCACCCCATCCATCGTGGCCCCCACGGCCATCATGGCCACCCCATCCATCGTGGCCCCCACGCCCATCATGGCCACCCCATCCATCGTAGCCCCCACGGCCATCATGGCCACCCCATCCATCGTGGCCCCCACGCCCATCGTGGCCACCCCATCCATCGTAGCCCCCACGCCCATCGTGGCCACCCCATCCATCGTGGCCACCCCATCCATCGTGGCCCCCACGCACATCATGGCCACCCCGCCCATCGTGGCCACCCCGTCCATCGTGGCCACCCCGTCCATCGTGGCCACCACGTCCATCGTGGCCACCACGTCCATCGTGGCCACCACGTCCATCGTGGCCACCACGTCCATCGTGGCCACCACGTCCATCGTGGCCACCACGTCCATCGTGGCCACCACGTCCATCGTGGCCACCACGTCCATCGTGGCCACCACGTCCATCGTAGCCACCACGTCCATCGTGGCCACCACGTCCATCGTGGCCCCCACGTCCATCGTGGCCACCCCGTCCATCGTGGCCCCCACGCCCATCATGGCTACCCCATCCATTGTGGCCCCCACGCCGATCGCGTCCACCACTTGCTGATGTCAGCAAGCTGGAGCTCAGAAGCGTCACTGAAAAACAGAAACAGAAGAGCCAATTACACCTGTGCACTGCCAACCACATGATTAACAGCACAAAACTTAATCAAAATGAAAACCTTTGACAACACAATAATAAAGCTAAACAATATCTTCACTGCACCAGTTCATCAACTCACAAGCAAGCAATAAGCCGAGCGAGCGCATGATTCTGCTGTGGTCCTCCAAGGTGCATGAAGTCTCTACTGACTCTACTGATATTTATAAGCCGCTGGTGTGAGTGGTAATGAGTGACACCTGTGCCCCACACCTGTATGAGGGTTTGTCTTAATCGCTGTTTTCCCTAAAGATTAGGCAAACACATGCATTAAAGACCCCATTTGTCTGATTATAATGAAATATGGGCTAGATTCCATCTTCTTCATTGTGTTCATTAAAATCAGATGTTTAATCTACACTGAAAAGTAGtagtgggcaaagcgaggcttcatgaaacactgaaacagtcaaagcaaatgtaccgaagcttcgaaacgtttcgaaaccccactctacagtgacatctagtggtcatattttaatgtattgcacaggaacagcttcagcaaaaaaacaaacaaacaaaaaaaaaagaacagttgagcaaattgagttATTAAACCCCGCTTTGTAGCATTGAACCTTCGAGTGATATAGTGGAGCGGT
The Danio rerio strain Tuebingen ecotype United States chromosome 4, GRCz12tu, whole genome shotgun sequence genome window above contains:
- the LOC108184065 gene encoding uncharacterized protein, with the translated sequence MDGVAMMGVGATMDGVATMDVGATMDVVATMDVVATMDVVATMDVVATMDVVATMDVVATMDVVATMDVVATMDVVATMDVVATMDVVATMDGVATMDGVATMGGVAMMCVGATMDGVATMDGVATMGVGATMDGVATMGVGATMDGVAMMAVGATMDGVAMMGVGATMDGVAMMAVGATMDGVAMMGVGATMDGVAMMDGVAMMGIEAMMDGMGAEVMMGTVVMMDVGVMIKKVMMDTVVMMDAVVMMDVVVKMDAVVKMDGAVMMDAVLKMDSVLKMDSVLKMDAVLKMDAVLKMDLVLKVDAVLKAAQSDAVDSDKFADVPTLGFTFNKYFNANEVLGYFIFYKILS